Within the Peromyscus maniculatus bairdii isolate BWxNUB_F1_BW_parent chromosome 2, HU_Pman_BW_mat_3.1, whole genome shotgun sequence genome, the region AGTTCCATCTCCACCTTCCCCTCTTATCCCATCAGTATCCTCCAGTCTTAAGCCTTTGCCTATGGGCTGCAAGGGAATCGTATCTGACACTGAGGCACAAACACAGTGGTTTACCCCACAGAAAGAGGTTCCTTGTGTCTCTAAGAATCAAGCCCTACACTCACAGCCTGAACTCCAAAAAACCAGACCTTCCACACTCTTCTATTCATCTGAAGCTTGGAAGGAGATGCCAGGGGATCCCAGCCTCCACCAACACAATCCAGAATCACCTTCTGCCTCTCTGTTGTATCTTTCTAATCCTCAGGAAGTCCTAACTAGGTTTGAGGCCCCACAGATAACCATGAAACAACATGAGCACCCAAAAGCCTCTGAATCTGCAATGCCAACTACAAACCCACCCCTAATTTCCCTGACAGAATACCAAACAGCCAACCCTATAGGAGACCTGTCTGAATTGAAAGCTCTCTGGGAAACCACAGTGCAAAAAGAGAACCCTCAGATCTATGAGCTTCCAATCTCGGCCCCTTGCCAATTCACAGTACCCATGACAGACCCTCAAGGAACTGGCTCTCCAGGAACTCCCCCTGGATATGAAGCTCAGTGGGGAATCATACAACATAAAGACAGTCCCCAAGCTTCTGATCCCCCAATGTCAGCCTCCTGCCAACCCTCAGGTTCTCTGTCAGAAGTAAACAATATTATCCCCAAAGGAAGACTTTCTACACCCAAGGACTTCGGGGGAAACATGGGAGATAAAGAGAAACCATCTGTTTCTAAGTCTCCAGTGCCAGTCCCCTGCCTTCCTCTAGACACCCTGTCAGAACACCAGAAAGAGAGTCCTCTAGAGGATCTGGGTGGATATGAGCCTCAATGGCAACACAGGGAAAACTCGGGCAATCTCTGGGCCTCTGAAACTCCAACCCTAAACTTCAACATGGGGTTCTATGAAACCATCCCTGCATGTGTCCCATTGGGGTCAGAGACTCCATTGAAGGGTAGACCTAGTACAGAAAATCTTTGTGTCTATGCAGATCTAGTTTCATCTCTTaaccttccctctgcctctcttccaGACTTCGCaatgggcccccaaagagtctTTTTAGAGTCTAAAGCTGTGTGGGAAACAAAGGGGCAGAGAAGGAATCTCCGGGTGTTTGACTCCCCATGTCCTGCCCATACACCACCTCTAGCCCCCTTTATAgaaccacaaagaatcaatactATGCACAACTTCCCTAGATCAGAAGCTACATGGAAGGATACTGAGCATACAAGAAAATGTTTGTCTTCTGAGCCTCCATTTCTGAACCTCAACCCATCCCCAACTCTTGTACAGCCGCCCCTCAGAGTTAGCTCCGTAGAGAACCCACTTAAATCTAAAGTTTGGTATGGGGacattcaaagaaaaaataatttcttggCTTCTGAGTGTCCAACTCAAAGCTCATTCCAACACCTGCTTGGAGCCAGATCCTCAGGAGTCCTATCTAAGCCTGCTGGAGGGTACATGAAGCAGAATGAAAACTGTTGTGTTTCTGTATCCTCAGTTTGGGAATCTAGCCCACCTCCAAATTCTGTTTCCAAGTCTCACATAAGTGAGCCTTCTGGAGATCAATGCAACTGTAAACCTATGAAATCAGCAGTAGAACAGAGAAAGGACTCCTGGGCCACTGAGCTACCAGTCCCCAACTTTCTCTCTGCTCCAACACATGAGCCACACTCCAACACTGAGTTTGTATGTAGAAATGTTCAAGAAATAGAGGCCTCCCGGGCCCCCAGTCCTCAAGTAGTGAATCCTCTGCAACCAACATCCTGGCCTCCCGTTCTAGCTAGAGCTTGGAAGTCTGAGCCtacccagcctggcctacagaaggaaaagatggTCTCAGAAGCCAAGGCAAAGGTCCCATCTCCCCAGGGTAGGGCTGTCTCAGGGGTGTGTGACCACCCTGTGAACCATCCCTGGCAATGGAGTAGAGAACTAGAGCTCAGACTAAAGAAACTCCAGCAGAGCACCACTTCCAAATCCCCAGGCCCACATCACTCACTTCGCAGCTGCCCAGCTCTTAACTTCCCAACTCCAGAATCTTGGGgaccttcctcctgtcccccacaTCAGGCTCATCCTCTCAATCTGGACCCCTGTTCTTCAAGTGCTGACCCCCCAAAAGTTCAAAGGGCAGAACCTCACCCTGCCCAGGCCCCTCAATGTTCTCACTCGTCTTCCAGCAGAGCAGAGCAAGAGTCTCCAGAAAACAAGAGGATGAAATGGAAGGTAGCAGTCCAGATCCCACCCCCAGGGCACGTTCATACAAAGGCTACTGAAAACTGCTCAAATTCAGGGGTTCTGGTCTCTAACAGGAGACAAGACAAGACTTTAGTACTACTTTCAGCCCCAAAGAAAGGGAGTCCCAGAAAATCCAAAGCAGAGAAATGTGGAGGAGGGACTGCAAGATTGGAATCATCCACTGCCACAGGGAAAAACAACCCTGCCCAGGCCTGCAGACCAACAGAAGCCCCTATACACAGACTTTCTAAAAAGTCTCAGTATAGAACTCAGCATTCTCCACACACTGTTATTGCTCAGCAGCTTCTCCCAAACGCTGCTGGTCTCCAGGATCAACAAAGAGCAGGCCTAATAGCTGGTGATACCCAGAATCCTCACTATTGTAAGCACTGTCCTTGGGCCCCCATGGAAAAGCAGCTCCCATCCTCCACACCCCAGGCTCCCCCTACCAGAGGTTTTCAAAGGTTGTTAGCTAAATTTCTAGGTGTCCATAGACCCCTGCTGCCTAAATCCAGTCAGTAAAGGATGATAGTCCTGGTACCCAGTATCCCACAGCCCAAACCAAACCAGGTGTGGGTATGGAAATAGAGACAGAtagagaaaaaattaataaagtagtTCAACTAGACAAGTCCCATTATGTCTTCCTTAAAGTCTAGGTTAGTAAAGATGTCAGCTCCCTATTCTTCTAGAGCCATATCCCCTACAGATTAGGTTctagagcattggttctcaacctgagagGCTGAGCGGCCCTTTCACACAGGTTGCCTAAGACTGTTGGAAAAACACTATGATTCCTAACAGCAGCAATTATGGTTAGGGAGTAgcagaacatgaggaactgtactaaagggtcacggcattgggaaggttgagaaccgctgttccAGAGAAAGAATGAAGCATTCTGCAGTCTTAACTTTCTTTTTCAGACTTTTAGGAGTCCACAGGTCTATATTCTCTAGGGTAAAGCTGCAGGGCCAGACGAACAGTTTAGTGCTGTTCTTAAGAGACAAACACTTCACACCAAGTGAAAGAAAAATGCATCCATTCACCTAAATACCAATGATATAAACAACTGTAGTTTGTATTACACATAGTCCTTCTCTTCATCTATTTGACTTATAAAttgttgttttgggacagggtcttgctataacCCACACTAGTCTCCCAACTTATTATCCTCCCGCCTCAACTTCCCAAGCTCATGGactccaggtgtgtgccaccatgtttagCTTCTGTATCTTTCTAATCATTTCTTCTCAGCTTTACATCTCCATCCTGCTCTTCTCTCCCCATTGAATCAGCTAATTTGCCCCCAAGGCCACAAAAACAAGCGTCTTCACATTTTGGTCCTGTATTGAGACTTGAGATTTGCCTGTTTTTGTTTACTATTTGTTTACTGGAGATTAAATCTAGGGCCTTGCAGtgctcagcaagtgctctaccacttggctaaatccccaatccattttcacttttttttttttttcttcgagacagggtttctctgtgtagctttgcgcctgtcctggaactcgctttggagaccaggcactcacagagatccgcctgcctctgcctcccgagtgctgggattaaaggcatgcgccaccccgGCCAGCCCCCATTTTCACATGTTTAATAATTGCTGATTTACAGGTTTTACCCCGTTTTCTGGTGCACTGTTGGTTGGGTATGTACTAGCTTTCTCTGGTGGATAAAACAATTCAGACAAAACATGTTTGCCCCAAGTCCAACACATCTCATCCAGCTAAAATCAAGGGATTGACAGAGATGCAGCTCCTTTCTGCCTTGTCTTTTCCCAGCTTCTGGAGGATCCTCACGAACCTTGGCTACTAGCTCCCTTTCCCCATTTCCAAAGCTATCAAAGGCAAGACAGGTCTTTCTCATattccatctctctagcctcacttgtctctctcttccttttggggAGGGGGACTGGGGATTGAACGCAGGCAGGATCTTGAAAACTCAAGGaaaatgctttaccactgagctatatccctagcccaCCCTCTTCCACTTTAAGGATCCTTGTAATCATGTGAACCTACCTGTACTATCCTAGGCATTGCCTGCTttatcaaacccagagctttagCCGaggataggcaagcactctaagtTATAGGCCCAAGCTCCATATCTGTCTTAAAAATCAGAtgatggagccaggcatggtgacacatacctttaatcccagcactctagaggcagaggcaggcagatctttatgagctggaggccggcctggtctacaaagtgagttccaggacagccagggtgacacagagaaactctgtctgggaaaaacaaacaacgaCAAAAAATCCAATGATAGATGACCTTATTTCCTCTTTCATCCTTAATTCTTTGTATGTCCAGTAATACATCCCCAGGTTACAAAGATTAAGGATGTAGACAAattgccaggcatgatggtgtggtatatacctttaatctaagcattccagaggcagtgtcaggcagatctgagttccaggccagtttaagctacatagtgagaccctgtctcaaaacaagaagaTGTAGACATCTTAGAAGGCCATTATCCTACATACAAAATGTATCAATTCAATTAAATTCCATAATGAAACAAATTACTTTGCATGTTAACTTTAaaacattaagagaaaaaaaaaggtacgaactcaatttcttttttttttaataatttatttttattttacgtgcattggtgttttgcttgcatgtatgtctgtgtgaggctgtcagatcttggagttacaggcagttgagagctgccatgtgggtgctggaggtgaacctgggtcctctggaagagcagttagtgctgttaaccactgagtcatctctccagtctgaacTCAATTTCTTATGCTAACTGCAAACATTTCCTTCCAGTTTTGTTTATAGTGACTTTTGCTGTAGTTTTAAATTTATCAACAACAttcttctttataatttttcttttttttgaggtgggatctcatgtagactaggctggccataCACTTGctatgctaggattacaggcatgtaccacccccGATATCTTTATGACTATGACTTCTAAAGTAGTTTCTGGAACATTTATAGTTTGTATATTTAGGCTGGTAAACATTTTATTATGGAATTTAGTGAGAATCTAATGCCCCCAAAATAATGTCCAATTTCACCAATACCATCTTCTTGAATCCACTACACTAAATAGGCCATAGTGCAAAATATGGGACATTTTCAAGTAGCTCTAGACACAATCCATATGACCTCATTTTATCCTCACTTGATGAAAATCttacttttccctttt harbors:
- the Spata31g1 gene encoding spermatogenesis-associated protein 31G1, with the protein product MEWLLEDLLKAKGDMGLLQGQLTHALACRHCSSSICLQSPGNLVILFLFMVWQLRRWWQLGKWQKLQPWCSGDIMMQGKGLQLLHHLAFLDCLWKQKSEEEEEYGEEKEEESLSLDPLKPYSPSKDAPTGNEFTAAPRQPSCSSEGLLKATEIREQVLTQPSSPSRSFPTFQILTNLPVRNKIASGSSLQQRESQLFWGLPSLHSESLEAIFLSSDSPSPLKLSICPSVFFNKVAFLPVYNLLLPYYHSPTYYPTPEAHTMRNLEGMAPGPQLVPSPPSPLIPSVSSSLKPLPMGCKGIVSDTEAQTQWFTPQKEVPCVSKNQALHSQPELQKTRPSTLFYSSEAWKEMPGDPSLHQHNPESPSASLLYLSNPQEVLTRFEAPQITMKQHEHPKASESAMPTTNPPLISLTEYQTANPIGDLSELKALWETTVQKENPQIYELPISAPCQFTVPMTDPQGTGSPGTPPGYEAQWGIIQHKDSPQASDPPMSASCQPSGSLSEVNNIIPKGRLSTPKDFGGNMGDKEKPSVSKSPVPVPCLPLDTLSEHQKESPLEDLGGYEPQWQHRENSGNLWASETPTLNFNMGFYETIPACVPLGSETPLKGRPSTENLCVYADLVSSLNLPSASLPDFAMGPQRVFLESKAVWETKGQRRNLRVFDSPCPAHTPPLAPFIEPQRINTMHNFPRSEATWKDTEHTRKCLSSEPPFLNLNPSPTLVQPPLRVSSVENPLKSKVWYGDIQRKNNFLASECPTQSSFQHLLGARSSGVLSKPAGGYMKQNENCCVSVSSVWESSPPPNSVSKSHISEPSGDQCNCKPMKSAVEQRKDSWATELPVPNFLSAPTHEPHSNTEFVCRNVQEIEASRAPSPQVVNPLQPTSWPPVLARAWKSEPTQPGLQKEKMVSEAKAKVPSPQGRAVSGVCDHPVNHPWQWSRELELRLKKLQQSTTSKSPGPHHSLRSCPALNFPTPESWGPSSCPPHQAHPLNLDPCSSSADPPKVQRAEPHPAQAPQCSHSSSSRAEQESPENKRMKWKVAVQIPPPGHVHTKATENCSNSGVLVSNRRQDKTLVLLSAPKKGSPRKSKAEKCGGGTARLESSTATGKNNPAQACRPTEAPIHRLSKKSQYRTQHSPHTVIAQQLLPNAAGLQDQQRAGLIAGDTQNPHYCKHCPWAPMEKQLPSSTPQAPPTRGFQRLLAKFLGVHRPLLPKSSQ